A genomic window from Methanobacterium sp. BRmetb2 includes:
- a CDS encoding cofactor-independent phosphoglycerate mutase yields the protein MKYVVVIGDGMADYPLEELNNKTPLQSANIPNMDHVAAKGVNGFLRTIPPHMEPGSDVANLAIMGYNPEKCYTGRGPLEAASIGIELENNDVAFRCNLITEENGLLADFNADHITTPEADQIIETLNRIFKDNGTFYTGISYRNLFLYKNKESSKLKSIPPHDVVGEGIKNNLIQPFDNEIAQELNNIMLESRSVLEKHPVNQLRVKNGKKPANMIWLWGQGSKPLMDPFKSKYGLQGATITGVDLIKGIGMYLGLENVKVPGATGYFDTDYKAKAEYALDSLKRNDIIFIHVEAPDEAGHAGDIGEKIKAIENIDSKIVGKLLDELPQFGEHAISILPDHATPIKIKTHTSDPVPYAMLSTQNNADEVKFYDEFSAKGGYLDIKPGHEFISTFINYSNSEKKQFL from the coding sequence ATGAAATATGTAGTTGTTATTGGGGATGGTATGGCTGATTATCCGCTGGAAGAACTAAATAATAAAACTCCTCTCCAATCAGCTAATATTCCTAACATGGACCATGTTGCAGCTAAAGGAGTTAACGGATTTTTAAGAACCATCCCTCCCCACATGGAACCTGGCTCTGATGTAGCAAATTTAGCAATAATGGGTTACAATCCTGAAAAGTGTTACACTGGTCGTGGTCCCCTTGAAGCCGCCAGCATAGGTATTGAGCTAGAAAATAACGATGTTGCATTTCGTTGCAACCTAATAACTGAAGAAAATGGATTGCTTGCTGATTTCAATGCAGACCACATCACTACCCCTGAGGCAGACCAGATAATTGAAACCCTAAACCGTATATTTAAGGATAATGGAACCTTTTATACTGGAATAAGTTATAGAAATCTTTTTTTATATAAAAATAAAGAATCAAGCAAACTAAAATCAATACCCCCACATGATGTGGTTGGTGAAGGTATAAAAAATAATCTCATTCAACCATTTGATAATGAAATAGCCCAAGAATTAAATAATATAATGTTAGAATCTAGATCAGTTCTGGAAAAACATCCTGTTAATCAATTAAGAGTTAAAAATGGGAAAAAACCAGCAAATATGATATGGTTATGGGGTCAAGGATCAAAACCATTGATGGACCCCTTTAAATCTAAATACGGCCTACAAGGAGCTACAATCACTGGTGTGGATTTAATTAAAGGTATTGGAATGTATCTGGGTCTTGAAAATGTAAAAGTTCCGGGTGCCACGGGTTATTTTGATACTGATTACAAGGCTAAAGCTGAATATGCACTGGACTCTTTAAAGCGTAACGATATCATTTTTATACATGTAGAAGCCCCTGATGAAGCTGGGCACGCTGGAGACATTGGAGAAAAAATAAAAGCCATAGAAAATATTGATTCAAAAATAGTTGGAAAACTTTTAGATGAGCTTCCCCAGTTTGGTGAACATGCTATATCAATATTACCAGATCATGCCACTCCTATAAAAATTAAAACTCATACTTCCGATCCAGTTCCATATGCAATGCTCTCAACTCAGAATAATGCAGATGAAGTCAAATTTTACGATGAATTTTCAGCCAAGGGAGGTTACTTGGATATTAAACCGGGTCATGAATTTATTAGTACATTTATTAATTATTCAAATTCCGAAAAGAAACAATTCCTATAA
- the asnB gene encoding asparagine synthase (glutamine-hydrolyzing) has protein sequence MCAIVGLRGEEISKQFYQMLLSLKHRGPDGSGVFMDNSVFYGNLEDLKVPRGSFGMGHNLLSIVGGEGLQPIKRDNFVLVCNGEIYNYRELKKELKTDFITDSDCEVILNLIRKFNSGSLVEAVKKSIKLLDGDYAFAVYDGKDLVLSRDPVGVKPLYYGENSVSNIFGFASERKALWNIGIKDVKTLAPEKLLCNQELIDLDFGLENWISKNKKTPIKESSSPNSYINTVKYILKENLIESVKKRIRGVDEVGIIFSGGVDSTLLAKIAVDIGIKPCLYSVGHEDSIDLKFSKKAAKLLDLPLDYQFIDEEVVEKNLPYVLDAIEEFNVMKIGVGMTAYLASKMAHANGLKVMLSGQGADELFGGYHRYLSYYHEKGEKAQNDLLGDVLNLYHVNLQRDDAACMANSVELRVPYLDKDIINIAMDIPMKYKIKDENDKLRKCILRQVAAEVGVPPLIVNRPKKAAQYGSGIHKILVKKVLKKKDYSNYLKEKYKNLTIK, from the coding sequence ATGTGCGCAATTGTTGGATTAAGGGGAGAGGAAATAAGCAAACAATTTTATCAAATGCTCCTATCCTTAAAGCATCGTGGACCTGATGGTTCAGGAGTTTTTATGGATAACTCCGTATTTTATGGTAACCTCGAGGATTTAAAAGTTCCACGCGGATCATTTGGAATGGGCCACAACCTACTTTCCATAGTAGGAGGAGAAGGTTTACAACCCATTAAACGGGACAATTTTGTTTTAGTGTGTAACGGTGAAATATACAATTATCGAGAACTTAAAAAAGAGTTAAAAACCGATTTTATTACTGATTCTGACTGTGAAGTCATATTAAATCTTATAAGAAAGTTTAATTCCGGTTCATTAGTTGAAGCTGTCAAAAAATCAATTAAACTGTTAGATGGTGACTATGCATTTGCAGTTTATGATGGTAAAGATCTGGTACTATCCCGAGATCCAGTGGGAGTAAAACCATTATACTATGGTGAAAACTCAGTTAGTAACATTTTTGGATTTGCATCAGAGCGAAAAGCTTTATGGAATATTGGAATAAAAGATGTAAAAACATTAGCACCTGAAAAATTATTATGCAACCAAGAATTAATTGATTTAGATTTTGGATTGGAAAACTGGATTTCAAAAAATAAAAAAACCCCTATTAAAGAATCATCCTCACCTAATTCCTATATAAATACAGTTAAATACATTTTAAAGGAAAATTTAATAGAATCCGTGAAAAAAAGAATAAGGGGCGTGGACGAGGTAGGTATCATCTTTTCCGGCGGAGTAGATAGTACACTACTTGCTAAAATTGCAGTTGATATTGGAATTAAGCCTTGTCTGTACAGTGTAGGTCATGAAGATTCAATTGATCTGAAATTTTCAAAAAAAGCAGCCAAATTACTAGATTTGCCCTTAGACTATCAGTTTATTGATGAGGAAGTAGTTGAGAAAAATTTACCTTATGTGTTAGATGCAATTGAAGAGTTCAACGTCATGAAAATAGGCGTGGGAATGACTGCTTATCTTGCTTCAAAAATGGCTCATGCTAATGGTTTGAAGGTTATGCTTTCTGGTCAGGGGGCTGATGAACTATTTGGAGGGTACCATCGTTACTTAAGTTATTATCATGAAAAAGGTGAAAAAGCCCAAAATGATCTCCTGGGAGATGTTTTAAATTTGTATCATGTCAACCTGCAGCGGGATGATGCAGCCTGCATGGCCAATAGTGTGGAGTTGAGGGTTCCCTACCTGGATAAGGATATTATTAATATAGCCATGGATATACCTATGAAATATAAGATAAAAGATGAAAATGATAAGCTTAGAAAATGTATTTTACGACAAGTTGCTGCAGAGGTAGGGGTTCCCCCATTAATAGTAAATAGACCAAAAAAGGCAGCTCAGTACGGCTCTGGAATACATAAAATTCTTGTAAAAAAGGTTTTAAAGAAAAAAGATTATTCCAATTATCTTAAAGAAAAATACAAAAATCTGACAATTAAATGA
- a CDS encoding TIGR00289 family protein, producing the protein MKVAALFSGGKDSTMAVYEAQKEGNEVKYLISMISENPHSYMFHVPNIHLTQLSSEAMDIPLIKMTTKGEKEKELEDLKNILSQLKAEGIEGIYAGALSSTYQKSRIDNICDELGLISCAPLWHRDPKEYMLEIIELGFTVVITSVSAEGFDESYLGRKIDEELIEELDKLHEKYKIHLAFEGGEAETLVLDGPLFKKKIEILKSKTLWDGDSGYLFIEDAELRDK; encoded by the coding sequence ATGAAAGTTGCTGCACTTTTTTCTGGTGGTAAAGACAGTACCATGGCTGTCTATGAAGCTCAAAAAGAGGGAAACGAGGTCAAATACCTAATATCCATGATCTCTGAAAATCCTCATTCATACATGTTTCACGTGCCTAACATCCATCTTACTCAACTCTCATCTGAAGCCATGGACATACCACTAATAAAGATGACCACCAAAGGTGAAAAAGAGAAAGAATTAGAGGATCTTAAAAATATTTTATCACAACTGAAGGCTGAAGGAATTGAGGGAATTTACGCCGGTGCCCTATCATCAACCTACCAAAAATCCAGAATTGATAATATATGTGATGAATTAGGGTTGATATCCTGTGCTCCCCTATGGCATCGCGATCCCAAAGAGTACATGCTGGAGATAATAGAACTTGGTTTTACAGTTGTAATAACCAGTGTATCAGCCGAAGGTTTTGATGAATCTTATCTAGGTAGAAAGATTGATGAAGAATTAATAGAAGAACTGGATAAGTTACACGAAAAATACAAAATACATTTAGCTTTTGAAGGTGGAGAAGCTGAAACTCTGGTTCTTGACGGCCCCCTATTTAAAAAGAAAATTGAAATTTTAAAATCAAAGACTTTATGGGATGGAGATAGTGGTTATTTATTTATTGAGGATGCTGAACTTAGAGATAAATAA
- a CDS encoding Asp-tRNA(Asn) amidotransferase GatCAB subunit C gives MKIEKEAEKILEKFSKALENIPELEETHYMVDNVNLTREDRAEDKNPEKILRNAQIDEDGNLIAEKGKWVK, from the coding sequence CTGAAAATTGAAAAAGAAGCAGAAAAAATACTTGAAAAATTTTCAAAAGCTCTGGAAAATATCCCGGAACTAGAAGAAACTCATTATATGGTAGATAATGTTAACCTCACACGAGAAGACCGTGCAGAAGATAAAAATCCTGAAAAGATCTTACGAAATGCTCAGATTGACGAAGATGGTAACCTAATAGCAGAAAAAGGAAAGTGGGTAAAATGA
- a CDS encoding flavin-nucleotide-binding protein, translated as MVMNEAMMDAIEKDKLIFLATSNDENVPNVVPIGFARPMDNETVLIVDNYMNKTHKNLEKNPKASFVLGDIRKCPYQFKGSVQIFESGKYFEEAVDWAQSVMTKLNPKAAIVFKVEEIYSVEPGPEAGTKVD; from the coding sequence ATGGTAATGAATGAAGCGATGATGGACGCTATTGAAAAGGATAAACTGATATTTTTGGCCACATCAAATGATGAAAATGTGCCTAATGTGGTCCCAATTGGATTTGCAAGACCAATGGATAATGAAACTGTATTGATTGTTGATAATTACATGAATAAAACCCATAAAAACTTAGAAAAAAATCCAAAAGCATCTTTTGTACTGGGAGATATTAGGAAATGCCCTTACCAATTTAAGGGTAGCGTACAAATATTTGAATCCGGAAAATACTTTGAAGAAGCTGTAGACTGGGCACAAAGTGTTATGACCAAATTAAATCCTAAAGCAGCTATTGTATTTAAAGTAGAAGAAATATACAGTGTAGAACCCGGTCCAGAAGCAGGAACAAAGGTGGATTAA
- a CDS encoding homoserine dehydrogenase (catalyzes the formation of L-aspartate 4-semialdehyde from L-homoserine), which translates to MNICIMGFGAVGKGVARVISMKKDELKEQYDLDLKITGVSDSSGAAISPEGLDPDLVLEVKEKEGKVANYPEYGVNNLTGLDFLEKVDYDCLVEVTPTNIDDGEPARSHMLKAFNDGKNVITSNKGPLALNFQELIEAASSNNVSFKYEASVGGAMPIINFAHTTLAGCNFDSIYGILNGTTNYILSRMAKEGSAYEQTLKEAQEMGIAETDPTQDVEGLDAACKIVIIANSIMNMDVSLKDVDLSGISKINSESILLAKKEGYLIKLVAEASDNALEVSPRLVKSGSPFSVDGTMNVATLNTDLAEDVTVVGRGAGSIETASAILSDLISVWKSQR; encoded by the coding sequence ATGAATATATGTATAATGGGATTTGGTGCAGTAGGTAAAGGAGTTGCCAGAGTAATATCCATGAAAAAGGATGAATTAAAAGAGCAATACGATTTAGATCTTAAAATCACAGGAGTAAGTGATTCATCAGGTGCTGCAATATCCCCCGAAGGACTGGACCCTGACCTAGTTTTGGAAGTTAAGGAAAAGGAAGGAAAAGTAGCTAATTATCCAGAATATGGGGTAAATAATTTAACTGGATTAGATTTTTTAGAAAAAGTTGACTATGATTGTCTGGTTGAGGTGACTCCCACCAATATAGATGATGGTGAACCAGCCAGATCCCACATGTTGAAGGCATTTAATGACGGAAAAAATGTGATTACATCCAATAAGGGACCCCTTGCACTGAATTTTCAAGAGTTAATTGAAGCTGCAAGTTCCAATAATGTATCATTCAAATATGAAGCATCCGTGGGCGGTGCCATGCCTATCATTAACTTTGCCCATACAACCCTAGCTGGGTGTAATTTCGACTCAATATATGGAATTTTAAATGGAACCACCAATTATATTTTGTCTAGAATGGCTAAAGAAGGTTCAGCCTATGAACAAACCTTAAAAGAAGCTCAGGAGATGGGTATAGCTGAGACTGATCCCACCCAGGATGTGGAAGGTTTAGATGCTGCCTGTAAAATTGTTATTATTGCCAACTCCATAATGAACATGGACGTGAGTTTAAAAGATGTAGATTTAAGCGGAATATCTAAAATTAATTCAGAATCTATATTGTTAGCCAAAAAAGAGGGTTATTTGATCAAATTGGTAGCTGAAGCATCAGATAATGCTCTGGAAGTTTCTCCAAGACTGGTTAAAAGTGGATCACCATTCTCTGTGGACGGAACCATGAACGTGGCTACTTTAAATACTGACCTGGCCGAAGATGTTACTGTCGTAGGAAGAGGGGCCGGATCAATTGAAACTGCATCAGCAATTTTAAGCGATCTTATCAGTGTCTGGAAATCCCAGAGATAA
- a CDS encoding CTP synthetase: MSKYIIVTGGVVSSIGKGITAASIGRILRSYGIAVTAIKIDPYLNWDSGTLNPYQHGEVFVTDDGMETDLDLGHYERFLDVDLSGECNITTGKVYSSVIEKEREGKYLGSCVQIIPHITNEIKSMIRENADNSHAEVVLVEVGGTVGDIESQPFLEALRQLRNEEGHDNVMFVHVTYVPYLKAAGEFKTKPTQHSTKELRSTGINPDMIICRSELPIDTPLKNKIAHFCDVEKKAVINAPDAKSIYEVPLVLDRENVGEYILNRLKIPPKAQDLQDWRLIVDSLMEEEPVVRVGIVGKYVELEDAYISIRESLKHAAAHIGVKVDIEWLSAEDSINTHKIEDLNSLLIPGGFGERGISGKLDAVKYSIENKVPLFGICLGMQCMVIEFARLHGWEDANSTEFDKNTPDPVIDMMEEQKKIKNMGGTMRLGSYPCELNENTKAYQAYNKKSINERHRHRFEFNNDYLDLLKDKGLVISGIYDNFLVEMIELEDHPWFIGCQFHPEFKSRPNNAHPLFVSFLKAAYENKKVCENLN; this comes from the coding sequence CTGTCAAAGTATATTATTGTAACTGGAGGGGTTGTAAGTTCAATTGGTAAAGGAATAACCGCAGCATCCATTGGTAGAATACTAAGATCATATGGTATTGCTGTAACTGCCATAAAAATTGATCCTTACCTTAACTGGGACTCTGGAACCTTAAATCCTTACCAGCACGGAGAAGTATTTGTAACTGATGATGGAATGGAAACAGATCTTGACTTGGGTCATTATGAAAGATTTTTAGATGTTGACCTTTCTGGTGAATGTAATATCACCACAGGAAAGGTTTATTCTTCTGTTATTGAAAAAGAAAGGGAAGGAAAATATTTAGGATCATGTGTTCAGATTATCCCCCACATAACCAATGAAATAAAATCCATGATAAGAGAAAATGCTGATAATAGTCATGCAGAAGTGGTTTTGGTTGAAGTAGGTGGAACTGTAGGGGACATTGAAAGCCAGCCCTTCCTGGAGGCTTTAAGGCAGCTTCGTAACGAAGAGGGTCATGACAATGTAATGTTTGTCCACGTAACCTATGTCCCATACTTGAAAGCTGCAGGAGAATTTAAAACTAAACCAACCCAGCACAGTACAAAAGAACTTAGAAGTACTGGTATTAATCCAGATATGATTATCTGCAGGTCTGAACTGCCAATAGACACTCCCCTCAAAAATAAGATTGCTCATTTTTGTGACGTTGAAAAGAAAGCAGTGATCAATGCACCTGACGCTAAATCAATATATGAGGTTCCATTAGTACTGGACCGGGAAAATGTAGGAGAATATATTCTAAATAGATTGAAAATACCACCTAAAGCCCAGGACTTGCAGGATTGGCGCCTTATTGTTGATTCTCTTATGGAAGAAGAACCTGTGGTACGCGTAGGTATTGTGGGTAAATATGTGGAACTGGAAGATGCCTACATAAGTATCCGTGAATCCCTAAAACACGCCGCAGCACACATTGGAGTTAAAGTAGATATTGAATGGTTAAGTGCTGAAGACTCTATCAATACCCATAAAATAGAGGATTTAAATTCTCTATTAATACCTGGTGGATTTGGTGAGAGAGGAATCTCCGGGAAACTTGATGCCGTTAAATATTCTATTGAAAATAAGGTCCCATTATTTGGAATATGTCTGGGGATGCAATGCATGGTAATAGAGTTTGCACGTCTTCATGGCTGGGAAGATGCTAACAGTACTGAGTTTGATAAAAATACTCCTGATCCAGTAATTGATATGATGGAAGAACAAAAGAAGATTAAAAATATGGGGGGAACCATGCGTTTAGGTTCATACCCCTGTGAATTAAATGAAAATACCAAGGCATATCAGGCTTATAATAAAAAAAGCATCAACGAACGCCACCGCCATAGATTCGAATTTAACAATGATTACCTGGATCTTCTAAAAGATAAAGGTCTAGTAATATCTGGAATTTATGATAATTTTTTAGTGGAAATGATAGAATTAGAAGATCATCCATGGTTTATAGGTTGTCAATTCCATCCAGAATTCAAATCCCGTCCTAACAATGCACATCCCCTATTTGTATCATTTTTGAAAGCTGCTTATGAAAATAAAAAGGTATGTGAAAATTTAAATTAA
- a CDS encoding phosphopantothenate/pantothenate synthetase: MISKEHPRYKSLLLREKIVKAYKEGVLADSGMIAHGRGEAFDYLLGEKTSKTAKNAIKTAAATLLLAENPVISVNGNTAALVPEDVVELVNTLNSGLEINLFYRTPSRVKAVETVLKEAGAQKIMGVNDQKLKYIDGLKSPRATASPDGIYTADVVLVPLEDGDRTEVLINSGKKVITIDLNPLSRTSQKATITIVDNIVRAIPLLIKEVKNLENKKTDELERIVGDFDNKQNLRESLKLMSMM; this comes from the coding sequence ATGATTTCAAAGGAACATCCCCGATACAAATCTCTGTTATTAAGGGAAAAAATTGTAAAGGCATACAAGGAAGGAGTCCTGGCAGATTCAGGGATGATAGCTCATGGAAGAGGAGAAGCATTTGACTACCTTTTAGGGGAAAAAACGTCAAAAACAGCTAAAAATGCCATAAAAACAGCTGCAGCTACTCTTTTACTGGCTGAAAATCCAGTTATATCTGTGAATGGTAATACTGCTGCTCTGGTTCCAGAAGATGTGGTGGAACTGGTTAATACTTTAAATTCCGGTTTAGAAATTAATCTTTTTTACAGAACTCCCAGCAGGGTAAAGGCAGTTGAAACTGTACTTAAAGAAGCTGGTGCCCAGAAAATTATGGGAGTAAATGATCAAAAATTAAAGTATATTGATGGATTGAAAAGTCCCCGGGCAACCGCCAGTCCCGATGGTATATACACTGCAGACGTGGTTCTGGTTCCTCTTGAAGATGGAGATCGAACTGAAGTGTTGATTAACAGTGGTAAAAAGGTTATAACTATAGATCTTAACCCATTGTCGCGAACATCACAGAAAGCTACAATAACCATTGTAGATAATATTGTAAGAGCAATACCACTTCTTATAAAAGAAGTTAAAAACCTTGAAAATAAAAAGACAGATGAACTTGAAAGGATTGTTGGAGATTTTGATAATAAACAAAATTTAAGAGAATCCCTAAAACTTATGTCGATGATGTGA
- a CDS encoding CBS domain-containing protein, protein MKVKEIMDKEFVTVSMDQDLTEASIKMEEHKKFTTPVVDEKRRLIGWITSLDVTRGFREGLKSVQDIMHTTEDIVHVQENDPARLAVLETSKHKVVSIPVLNEEGVVVGVVRSFDIVETLSKLYEIKVYKIFEAMNEELKGVSWDELMEASAIMTRRRTGKRIKPEEYEERIRNSTFGEAIWATGGLEKFFVGLIAIGELVIARKVARARK, encoded by the coding sequence ATGAAAGTTAAGGAAATAATGGATAAGGAATTTGTAACTGTAAGTATGGATCAGGATTTAACAGAGGCATCAATAAAGATGGAGGAACATAAAAAGTTTACAACTCCTGTTGTTGATGAAAAAAGGAGATTAATTGGATGGATAACATCACTTGATGTTACCCGTGGATTTAGAGAAGGTTTAAAGTCAGTGCAAGACATTATGCATACTACAGAGGATATTGTACACGTTCAGGAAAACGATCCAGCCCGTCTGGCTGTTCTAGAAACATCAAAACATAAAGTGGTCAGTATTCCTGTTTTAAATGAGGAAGGAGTAGTTGTAGGAGTAGTTAGAAGCTTTGACATTGTTGAAACTCTCTCAAAATTATATGAGATAAAAGTATACAAGATCTTCGAAGCAATGAATGAGGAACTTAAAGGGGTTAGCTGGGACGAACTGATGGAAGCATCAGCAATCATGACCCGCAGAAGAACTGGTAAAAGAATTAAACCAGAGGAGTATGAAGAAAGGATCCGTAATTCCACATTTGGTGAAGCAATCTGGGCAACTGGAGGTCTTGAAAAATTCTTTGTTGGTTTAATTGCTATTGGAGAACTGGTAATTGCTAGGAAAGTAGCCCGGGCTCGTAAATAG
- a CDS encoding cysteine--tRNA ligase, protein MIKIYNTMSKKKEKFIPLKHNRVNIFVCGPTVYDDSHIGHARTYIAFDVVARYLKYRGYSVFYLQNITDIDDKIIKRSQELGVNPLDLARKYEKLYLQDMKMLGVENVNLYARATEHLPEIIRQITTLLKKGFAYETSTGVYFDETKFEDFGKLSKRNIEDLNYHRISPDSTKRNPGDFALWKKRKDLPLWNSPWGTGRPGWHIEDTAITEEYFGNRYDIHGGGLDLIFPHHEAEIAQMEASSGEKPMVNYWMHTGFLNVEGEKMSKSLGNFITIKELLKDYEPEIFRLFVISTHYRSPIDFSHRSLEQASKNIKKIRKFIKNIEELQDNLLPETNEKDSYYIEKLESTRNEFINAMNNDFNTPLALSIILNLIRDVNRDMNTQKLSKNVLIKIKDLITELGEILGFKFQMIKKGDEKTSELLELITNIRERLRSKKEWELSDEIRSKLAEIDIIIEDK, encoded by the coding sequence TTGATAAAAATATACAATACAATGAGTAAGAAAAAGGAAAAATTTATTCCCCTGAAACATAATCGGGTTAATATATTCGTATGCGGGCCAACAGTATATGATGATTCACATATTGGACACGCCCGTACTTATATAGCATTTGATGTCGTGGCCCGCTATCTTAAATACAGAGGATATAGTGTATTTTATCTTCAAAACATTACGGATATTGATGATAAAATTATTAAAAGAAGCCAGGAATTGGGAGTAAATCCATTGGACCTTGCCCGGAAATATGAAAAATTATATCTCCAAGATATGAAGATGTTGGGTGTTGAAAATGTGAATTTATATGCCCGGGCAACTGAACACCTACCAGAAATAATCAGACAGATAACCACCCTGCTTAAAAAGGGTTTTGCATATGAAACATCTACTGGTGTTTATTTTGATGAAACTAAATTTGAAGATTTTGGGAAACTTTCCAAGCGAAATATTGAAGATTTAAATTATCACCGCATCAGTCCAGACTCCACCAAGAGAAATCCAGGAGATTTTGCACTGTGGAAAAAAAGAAAAGATTTGCCTCTGTGGAATTCACCATGGGGCACTGGAAGACCAGGATGGCATATTGAAGATACAGCTATCACAGAGGAATACTTCGGAAATAGGTATGACATACATGGCGGAGGATTAGATCTTATATTTCCCCATCACGAAGCAGAAATAGCCCAGATGGAAGCATCATCCGGAGAAAAACCAATGGTAAACTACTGGATGCACACCGGATTTTTAAATGTGGAAGGAGAAAAGATGTCCAAGTCCCTGGGCAATTTTATCACAATAAAAGAATTATTAAAAGACTACGAACCAGAAATATTCCGATTATTTGTAATATCTACCCACTATAGAAGTCCCATCGACTTTTCTCATAGATCACTGGAACAGGCCAGTAAAAATATTAAAAAGATAAGAAAGTTCATCAAAAATATTGAGGAATTGCAGGATAATCTCCTTCCTGAGACCAATGAAAAAGACAGTTATTATATTGAAAAATTAGAATCAACTAGGAATGAATTTATAAATGCCATGAACAATGATTTTAACACACCACTGGCATTATCAATTATCTTAAATTTGATAAGAGATGTTAATAGGGATATGAATACTCAAAAACTCTCAAAAAATGTGTTGATTAAAATTAAAGATTTGATTACGGAGTTAGGAGAGATATTAGGCTTTAAATTTCAAATGATTAAAAAAGGAGATGAGAAAACCAGTGAGTTACTGGAACTTATAACTAATATTCGGGAAAGATTACGCTCCAAAAAAGAATGGGAACTTTCTGATGAAATTAGATCCAAACTGGCTGAAATAGACATAATAATCGAGGATAAATAA
- a CDS encoding amino acid-binding protein: MRINLVLELLDVPGQLLDVMEPIGAAGANIVTIIHQRDIKTEKGMVTVQVTIEGDKETLDAVLNSLKERGINIVEIDGVLQKEKIRTILIGKIVENDIKDTVERLNNLNGVLVADLDLKMAEHPKESAVKIILEADFGMKRDVLNKIKEIGELKNFLVINEI, from the coding sequence ATGAGAATAAACCTCGTTTTAGAACTTTTAGATGTTCCAGGACAGTTATTAGATGTAATGGAACCTATCGGTGCTGCTGGAGCAAATATTGTAACTATTATCCATCAAAGAGACATTAAAACTGAGAAAGGAATGGTAACTGTTCAGGTGACTATTGAAGGAGATAAAGAGACTCTTGATGCAGTTTTAAACTCCTTAAAGGAGAGGGGTATAAATATTGTTGAAATTGACGGAGTTCTCCAGAAAGAAAAAATACGCACAATCCTCATTGGAAAAATTGTTGAAAATGATATTAAAGATACAGTGGAACGTTTAAATAATTTAAACGGCGTATTGGTCGCCGATCTGGATTTAAAAATGGCCGAACACCCTAAAGAATCTGCAGTTAAAATAATTCTTGAGGCAGATTTCGGCATGAAAAGAGATGTTTTGAATAAAATTAAGGAAATAGGGGAATTAAAAAACTTTTTAGTTATAAATGAAATTTAA